One segment of Cyprinus carpio isolate SPL01 chromosome B20, ASM1834038v1, whole genome shotgun sequence DNA contains the following:
- the LOC109069034 gene encoding uncharacterized protein LOC109069034 isoform X1, whose amino-acid sequence MSGAGSSWSSSGLALMKPNTWRLTKEKQGRALRQQIHAISQSSVLDEAGIEDSQILTLTREDLNELFPGIRNFQLRRTIMTLITDTVKDSLQHGPETLASALMHLKHKSKNNDAAVQDILKESLRAFRQLEDQLKAAQASLKPYIEVLNGLTEASARKEDWGIEGTSSRRTISSTFPTDMNSPTMQTHSFEPSVRVHPFVCGRTLGTDKQILAQLKGVKESDLWDCQLILAFSPVTSRAGTDAEEALKKIPADKPAVLVILHHTFNPTYVCPSLNIASSQVNIVEHVNVLFHDSHRGLLKCSVNETAITKLQSVLNRYM is encoded by the exons ATGAGCGGCGCAGGGTCTTCTTGGTCTTCCAGTGGATTAGCGTTGATGAAACCAAACACATGGAGGCTCACCAAGGAAAAG CAGGGTAGAGCTCTTCGACAACAAATCCATGCAATCTCTCAGTCTTCTGTCCTAGATG AGGCAGGCATTGAGGATTCTCAAATCCTTACTTTGACAAGAGAGGATCTGAATGAGCTTTTTCCTGGTATTAGGAACTTTCAGCTCAGAAGGACAATTATGACACTCATCACAGACACAGTGAAG GATTCACTTCAACATGGCCCAGAAACATTGGCCAGTGCACTGATGCATTTAAAgcacaaaagcaaaaaca ATGATGCTGCTGTACAGGATATTTTGAAGGAGTCCCTTCGAGCGTTTAGACAACTGGAGGATCAGCTCAAAGCAGCACAGGCATCACTGAAACCATACATTGAGGTCTTGAACGGTCTCACTGAGGCATCTGCTAGAAAAGAGGACTGGGGTATAGAGGGAACATCAAGCAGGAGAACAATTTCAAGCACATTCCCAACAGATATGAACTCTCCAACCATGCAGACTCACTCTTTTG AGCCTTCAGTCAGAGTGCATCCATTTGTTTGTGGTCGAACCTTGGGAACGGACAAGCAAATTCTCGCCCAGCTCAAGGGAGTTAAAGAGAGTGATTTATGGGATTGTCAGCTGATACTGGCCTTCAGTCCTGTGACATCACGAGCAGGAACTGACGCTGAAGAAGCACTGAAGAAAATTCCAG CTGATAAACCAGCAGTACTGGTGATATTGCACCATACCTTCAACCCTACGTACGTGTGTCCCAGCTTAAACATAGCATCTTCTCAAGTGAATATCGTGGAACATGTTAATGTGCTCTTTCATGACTCACATCGTGGTCTTCTTAAGTGTTCAGTAAATGAAACTGCAATTACCAAACTTCAATCTGTCTTAAACCGGTATATGTAA
- the LOC109069033 gene encoding zinc finger protein 512-like isoform X2, producing MDQTQDYMSATCAPSKRKMSKPKLNPQTPELIASSTVDVMKDLGREVENSGMKPSKNERTSSQKIKRTYTRKKYHDLQPVVMRPTEDSDHGSSCSSVITSGLVNGSESQYMNHTSGMMGKTDGSISNTLRETNFKLKKKHKTEETDQPTLKKYIEEVKQSVPIAQFTQKNQKTDSTQEQKSSPQSKKESPVYPPGSQEEKWQLQILAKGRVSCPKCKSVGRKTVDGLKKHLETCKLDPFTCPHCGKQLKTSTGMKYHLMADHNNLPIPDTGNDLVDQAVKEKLRKVLKRMGKLKCSKEGCTGSFTSIMGYVYHMKKCGKEASELEKLLLNCKHCGKAYRSRAGLEYHVKNEHCPMTQESEVEELKTQKEPVPERTQSGRTKRLSAQVAVFHLREIASEELLKEWPKRKVQRDLVPDDRKLKYSRPGLPAFSQETLRKWKNEVKLHKKVQCPNKGCNCFYTSVSGLKAHLGLCTLGEFETGKYKCLICKKEFNSESGVKYHINSIHSQDWFVIRSKSKSSKLDKLHKTEPKEESVKSPDLPLPNPNWQDRQMSEAPMSSGLESPGRVKIKRKAGQNKQKEKESRQKKDCYEFSGSDSPSSSSSSESSSSESETEDPAAHRHDKWALSRPLTKQPECDA from the exons ATGGATCAGACCCAGGATTACATGTCTGCCACATGTGCACCCAGCAAGAGGAAAATGTCAAAACCAAAACTAAACCCCCAAACACCAG agtTGATTGCATCCTCAACAGTAGATGTCATGAAAGATTTGGGAAGAGAGGTTGAAAATAGTGGAATGAAACCATCCAAA AATGAGAGGACAAGCTCTCAGAAAATAAAGAGAACTTACACCAGAAAAAAG TACCATGATCTCCAGCCTGTGGTTATGAGACCTACAGAAGATTCAGACCATGGGTCTTCTTGCAGTTCAGTTATTACATCCGGTCTGGTCAATGGTTCGGAAAGCCAATATATGAACCACACCAGTGGAATGATGGGAAAAACTGATGGATCCATTTCAAACACATTAAGAGAGACAA ATTTTAAGCTAAAGAAGAAGCACAAGACTGAGGAAACTGACCAGCCCACCTTAAAAAAGTACATAGAGGAAGTAAAGCAATCCG TTCCCATTGCTCAGTTCACTCAGAAGAATCAGAAAACTGACAGCACACAGGAGCAGAAATCATCTCCGCAATCCAAGAAGGAGTCACCTGTTTATCCGCCAG GAAGTCAGGAGGAAAAATGGCAGCTTCAGATTTTGGCAAAGGGTAGAGTAAGCTGCCCAAAATGCAAAAGTGTTGGAAGAAAGACAGTGGATGGGTTAAAGAAGCACCTGGAAACCTGCAAGCTG GATCCTTTTACGTGTCCACACTGtggaaaacaactgaaaacttcAACAGGAATGAAGTACCACCTCATGGCTGACCATAACAActtg cccATTCCAGATACAGGGAATGACCTAGTTGACCAAGCCGTAAAGGAGAAATTACGGAAAGTATTAAAAAGGATGGgcaaattaaaatgttcaaaagag gGTTGCACTGGAAGTTTCACTAGTATAATGGGTTATGTGTACCACATGAAGAAATGCGGCAAAGAGGCATCAGAGCTGGAGAAGCTCTTATTGAACTGCAAACATTGCGGAAAAGCGTATCGTTCCAGAGCGGGTCTGGAGTACCATGTCAAGAACGAACACTGTCCG ATGACCCAAGAAAGTGAGGTGGAGGAGCTGAAGACACAGAAAGAGCCCGTCCCAGAGCGGACACAGAGCGGTCGGACCAAGCGCTTGTCGGCGCAGGTGGCCGTGTTCCACCTGAGGGAGATCGCTAGTGAGGAGCTGCTGAAGGAATGGCCCAAAAGGAAAGTGCAGCGTGATCTGGTACCAGATGACAGGAAG CTGAAGTATTCTCGTCCAGGTTTGCCGGCCTTCAGTCAGGAGACTCTACGGAAGTGGAAGAATGAAGTCAAACTGCATAAAAAAGTGCAGTGTCCAAACAAG GGATGTAACTGCTTCTATACCAGCGTATCTGGCCTAAAGGCTCATCTTGGACTATGTACCTTG GGTGAATTTGAGACTGGGAAATATAAATGCTTGATATGTAAGAAAGAATTCAACTCCGAAAGTGGAGTCAAGTATCACATTAATTCCATTCATTCTCAG GATTGGTTTGTTATTCGGTCCAAATCTAAGAGTTCAAAGTTAGATAAACTGCACAAGACTGAGCCAAAGGAAGAATCCGTGAAGAGTCCAGACCTTCCCTTACCAAACCCAAACTGGCAGGATAGACAGATGTCAGAGGCGCCCATGTCAAGTGGATTGGAAAGCCCTGGAAGAGTGAAAATAAAGAGGAAGGCGGggcaaaacaaacagaaagagaaggaaagcAGGCAGAAGAAAGACTGCTATGAGTTCAGCGGCAGTGACagtcccagcagcagcagcagtagtgaGAGCTCCAGCAGCGAGTCAGAGACCGAGGACCCAGCGGCACACAGACATGACAAATGGGCCCTCAGCAGGCCCCTCACGAAGCAACCTGAATGTGATGCATAA
- the LOC109069033 gene encoding zinc finger protein 512-like isoform X1: MDQTQDYMSATCAPSKRKMSKPKLNPQTPELIASSTVDVMKDLGREVENSGMKPSKNERTSSQKIKRTYTRKKYHDLQPVVMRPTEDSDHGSSCSSVITSGLVNGSESQYMNHTSGMMGKTDGSISNTLRETNFKLKKKHKTEETDQPTLKKYIEEVKQSVPVIVPIAQFTQKNQKTDSTQEQKSSPQSKKESPVYPPGSQEEKWQLQILAKGRVSCPKCKSVGRKTVDGLKKHLETCKLDPFTCPHCGKQLKTSTGMKYHLMADHNNLPIPDTGNDLVDQAVKEKLRKVLKRMGKLKCSKEGCTGSFTSIMGYVYHMKKCGKEASELEKLLLNCKHCGKAYRSRAGLEYHVKNEHCPMTQESEVEELKTQKEPVPERTQSGRTKRLSAQVAVFHLREIASEELLKEWPKRKVQRDLVPDDRKLKYSRPGLPAFSQETLRKWKNEVKLHKKVQCPNKGCNCFYTSVSGLKAHLGLCTLGEFETGKYKCLICKKEFNSESGVKYHINSIHSQDWFVIRSKSKSSKLDKLHKTEPKEESVKSPDLPLPNPNWQDRQMSEAPMSSGLESPGRVKIKRKAGQNKQKEKESRQKKDCYEFSGSDSPSSSSSSESSSSESETEDPAAHRHDKWALSRPLTKQPECDA, encoded by the exons ATGGATCAGACCCAGGATTACATGTCTGCCACATGTGCACCCAGCAAGAGGAAAATGTCAAAACCAAAACTAAACCCCCAAACACCAG agtTGATTGCATCCTCAACAGTAGATGTCATGAAAGATTTGGGAAGAGAGGTTGAAAATAGTGGAATGAAACCATCCAAA AATGAGAGGACAAGCTCTCAGAAAATAAAGAGAACTTACACCAGAAAAAAG TACCATGATCTCCAGCCTGTGGTTATGAGACCTACAGAAGATTCAGACCATGGGTCTTCTTGCAGTTCAGTTATTACATCCGGTCTGGTCAATGGTTCGGAAAGCCAATATATGAACCACACCAGTGGAATGATGGGAAAAACTGATGGATCCATTTCAAACACATTAAGAGAGACAA ATTTTAAGCTAAAGAAGAAGCACAAGACTGAGGAAACTGACCAGCCCACCTTAAAAAAGTACATAGAGGAAGTAAAGCAATCCG TACCTGTTATAGTTCCCATTGCTCAGTTCACTCAGAAGAATCAGAAAACTGACAGCACACAGGAGCAGAAATCATCTCCGCAATCCAAGAAGGAGTCACCTGTTTATCCGCCAG GAAGTCAGGAGGAAAAATGGCAGCTTCAGATTTTGGCAAAGGGTAGAGTAAGCTGCCCAAAATGCAAAAGTGTTGGAAGAAAGACAGTGGATGGGTTAAAGAAGCACCTGGAAACCTGCAAGCTG GATCCTTTTACGTGTCCACACTGtggaaaacaactgaaaacttcAACAGGAATGAAGTACCACCTCATGGCTGACCATAACAActtg cccATTCCAGATACAGGGAATGACCTAGTTGACCAAGCCGTAAAGGAGAAATTACGGAAAGTATTAAAAAGGATGGgcaaattaaaatgttcaaaagag gGTTGCACTGGAAGTTTCACTAGTATAATGGGTTATGTGTACCACATGAAGAAATGCGGCAAAGAGGCATCAGAGCTGGAGAAGCTCTTATTGAACTGCAAACATTGCGGAAAAGCGTATCGTTCCAGAGCGGGTCTGGAGTACCATGTCAAGAACGAACACTGTCCG ATGACCCAAGAAAGTGAGGTGGAGGAGCTGAAGACACAGAAAGAGCCCGTCCCAGAGCGGACACAGAGCGGTCGGACCAAGCGCTTGTCGGCGCAGGTGGCCGTGTTCCACCTGAGGGAGATCGCTAGTGAGGAGCTGCTGAAGGAATGGCCCAAAAGGAAAGTGCAGCGTGATCTGGTACCAGATGACAGGAAG CTGAAGTATTCTCGTCCAGGTTTGCCGGCCTTCAGTCAGGAGACTCTACGGAAGTGGAAGAATGAAGTCAAACTGCATAAAAAAGTGCAGTGTCCAAACAAG GGATGTAACTGCTTCTATACCAGCGTATCTGGCCTAAAGGCTCATCTTGGACTATGTACCTTG GGTGAATTTGAGACTGGGAAATATAAATGCTTGATATGTAAGAAAGAATTCAACTCCGAAAGTGGAGTCAAGTATCACATTAATTCCATTCATTCTCAG GATTGGTTTGTTATTCGGTCCAAATCTAAGAGTTCAAAGTTAGATAAACTGCACAAGACTGAGCCAAAGGAAGAATCCGTGAAGAGTCCAGACCTTCCCTTACCAAACCCAAACTGGCAGGATAGACAGATGTCAGAGGCGCCCATGTCAAGTGGATTGGAAAGCCCTGGAAGAGTGAAAATAAAGAGGAAGGCGGggcaaaacaaacagaaagagaaggaaagcAGGCAGAAGAAAGACTGCTATGAGTTCAGCGGCAGTGACagtcccagcagcagcagcagtagtgaGAGCTCCAGCAGCGAGTCAGAGACCGAGGACCCAGCGGCACACAGACATGACAAATGGGCCCTCAGCAGGCCCCTCACGAAGCAACCTGAATGTGATGCATAA
- the LOC109069033 gene encoding zinc finger protein 512-like isoform X3 — protein MDQTQDYMSATCAPSKRKMSKPKLNPQTPVDVMKDLGREVENSGMKPSKNERTSSQKIKRTYTRKKYHDLQPVVMRPTEDSDHGSSCSSVITSGLVNGSESQYMNHTSGMMGKTDGSISNTLRETNFKLKKKHKTEETDQPTLKKYIEEVKQSVPVIVPIAQFTQKNQKTDSTQEQKSSPQSKKESPVYPPGSQEEKWQLQILAKGRVSCPKCKSVGRKTVDGLKKHLETCKLDPFTCPHCGKQLKTSTGMKYHLMADHNNLPIPDTGNDLVDQAVKEKLRKVLKRMGKLKCSKEGCTGSFTSIMGYVYHMKKCGKEASELEKLLLNCKHCGKAYRSRAGLEYHVKNEHCPMTQESEVEELKTQKEPVPERTQSGRTKRLSAQVAVFHLREIASEELLKEWPKRKVQRDLVPDDRKLKYSRPGLPAFSQETLRKWKNEVKLHKKVQCPNKGCNCFYTSVSGLKAHLGLCTLGEFETGKYKCLICKKEFNSESGVKYHINSIHSQDWFVIRSKSKSSKLDKLHKTEPKEESVKSPDLPLPNPNWQDRQMSEAPMSSGLESPGRVKIKRKAGQNKQKEKESRQKKDCYEFSGSDSPSSSSSSESSSSESETEDPAAHRHDKWALSRPLTKQPECDA, from the exons ATGGATCAGACCCAGGATTACATGTCTGCCACATGTGCACCCAGCAAGAGGAAAATGTCAAAACCAAAACTAAACCCCCAAACACCAG TAGATGTCATGAAAGATTTGGGAAGAGAGGTTGAAAATAGTGGAATGAAACCATCCAAA AATGAGAGGACAAGCTCTCAGAAAATAAAGAGAACTTACACCAGAAAAAAG TACCATGATCTCCAGCCTGTGGTTATGAGACCTACAGAAGATTCAGACCATGGGTCTTCTTGCAGTTCAGTTATTACATCCGGTCTGGTCAATGGTTCGGAAAGCCAATATATGAACCACACCAGTGGAATGATGGGAAAAACTGATGGATCCATTTCAAACACATTAAGAGAGACAA ATTTTAAGCTAAAGAAGAAGCACAAGACTGAGGAAACTGACCAGCCCACCTTAAAAAAGTACATAGAGGAAGTAAAGCAATCCG TACCTGTTATAGTTCCCATTGCTCAGTTCACTCAGAAGAATCAGAAAACTGACAGCACACAGGAGCAGAAATCATCTCCGCAATCCAAGAAGGAGTCACCTGTTTATCCGCCAG GAAGTCAGGAGGAAAAATGGCAGCTTCAGATTTTGGCAAAGGGTAGAGTAAGCTGCCCAAAATGCAAAAGTGTTGGAAGAAAGACAGTGGATGGGTTAAAGAAGCACCTGGAAACCTGCAAGCTG GATCCTTTTACGTGTCCACACTGtggaaaacaactgaaaacttcAACAGGAATGAAGTACCACCTCATGGCTGACCATAACAActtg cccATTCCAGATACAGGGAATGACCTAGTTGACCAAGCCGTAAAGGAGAAATTACGGAAAGTATTAAAAAGGATGGgcaaattaaaatgttcaaaagag gGTTGCACTGGAAGTTTCACTAGTATAATGGGTTATGTGTACCACATGAAGAAATGCGGCAAAGAGGCATCAGAGCTGGAGAAGCTCTTATTGAACTGCAAACATTGCGGAAAAGCGTATCGTTCCAGAGCGGGTCTGGAGTACCATGTCAAGAACGAACACTGTCCG ATGACCCAAGAAAGTGAGGTGGAGGAGCTGAAGACACAGAAAGAGCCCGTCCCAGAGCGGACACAGAGCGGTCGGACCAAGCGCTTGTCGGCGCAGGTGGCCGTGTTCCACCTGAGGGAGATCGCTAGTGAGGAGCTGCTGAAGGAATGGCCCAAAAGGAAAGTGCAGCGTGATCTGGTACCAGATGACAGGAAG CTGAAGTATTCTCGTCCAGGTTTGCCGGCCTTCAGTCAGGAGACTCTACGGAAGTGGAAGAATGAAGTCAAACTGCATAAAAAAGTGCAGTGTCCAAACAAG GGATGTAACTGCTTCTATACCAGCGTATCTGGCCTAAAGGCTCATCTTGGACTATGTACCTTG GGTGAATTTGAGACTGGGAAATATAAATGCTTGATATGTAAGAAAGAATTCAACTCCGAAAGTGGAGTCAAGTATCACATTAATTCCATTCATTCTCAG GATTGGTTTGTTATTCGGTCCAAATCTAAGAGTTCAAAGTTAGATAAACTGCACAAGACTGAGCCAAAGGAAGAATCCGTGAAGAGTCCAGACCTTCCCTTACCAAACCCAAACTGGCAGGATAGACAGATGTCAGAGGCGCCCATGTCAAGTGGATTGGAAAGCCCTGGAAGAGTGAAAATAAAGAGGAAGGCGGggcaaaacaaacagaaagagaaggaaagcAGGCAGAAGAAAGACTGCTATGAGTTCAGCGGCAGTGACagtcccagcagcagcagcagtagtgaGAGCTCCAGCAGCGAGTCAGAGACCGAGGACCCAGCGGCACACAGACATGACAAATGGGCCCTCAGCAGGCCCCTCACGAAGCAACCTGAATGTGATGCATAA
- the LOC109069034 gene encoding uncharacterized protein LOC109069034 isoform X2: protein MSGAGSSWSSSGLALMKPNTWRLTKEKGRALRQQIHAISQSSVLDEAGIEDSQILTLTREDLNELFPGIRNFQLRRTIMTLITDTVKDSLQHGPETLASALMHLKHKSKNNDAAVQDILKESLRAFRQLEDQLKAAQASLKPYIEVLNGLTEASARKEDWGIEGTSSRRTISSTFPTDMNSPTMQTHSFEPSVRVHPFVCGRTLGTDKQILAQLKGVKESDLWDCQLILAFSPVTSRAGTDAEEALKKIPADKPAVLVILHHTFNPTYVCPSLNIASSQVNIVEHVNVLFHDSHRGLLKCSVNETAITKLQSVLNRYM, encoded by the exons ATGAGCGGCGCAGGGTCTTCTTGGTCTTCCAGTGGATTAGCGTTGATGAAACCAAACACATGGAGGCTCACCAAGGAAAAG GGTAGAGCTCTTCGACAACAAATCCATGCAATCTCTCAGTCTTCTGTCCTAGATG AGGCAGGCATTGAGGATTCTCAAATCCTTACTTTGACAAGAGAGGATCTGAATGAGCTTTTTCCTGGTATTAGGAACTTTCAGCTCAGAAGGACAATTATGACACTCATCACAGACACAGTGAAG GATTCACTTCAACATGGCCCAGAAACATTGGCCAGTGCACTGATGCATTTAAAgcacaaaagcaaaaaca ATGATGCTGCTGTACAGGATATTTTGAAGGAGTCCCTTCGAGCGTTTAGACAACTGGAGGATCAGCTCAAAGCAGCACAGGCATCACTGAAACCATACATTGAGGTCTTGAACGGTCTCACTGAGGCATCTGCTAGAAAAGAGGACTGGGGTATAGAGGGAACATCAAGCAGGAGAACAATTTCAAGCACATTCCCAACAGATATGAACTCTCCAACCATGCAGACTCACTCTTTTG AGCCTTCAGTCAGAGTGCATCCATTTGTTTGTGGTCGAACCTTGGGAACGGACAAGCAAATTCTCGCCCAGCTCAAGGGAGTTAAAGAGAGTGATTTATGGGATTGTCAGCTGATACTGGCCTTCAGTCCTGTGACATCACGAGCAGGAACTGACGCTGAAGAAGCACTGAAGAAAATTCCAG CTGATAAACCAGCAGTACTGGTGATATTGCACCATACCTTCAACCCTACGTACGTGTGTCCCAGCTTAAACATAGCATCTTCTCAAGTGAATATCGTGGAACATGTTAATGTGCTCTTTCATGACTCACATCGTGGTCTTCTTAAGTGTTCAGTAAATGAAACTGCAATTACCAAACTTCAATCTGTCTTAAACCGGTATATGTAA